One window of Amaranthus tricolor cultivar Red isolate AtriRed21 chromosome 13, ASM2621246v1, whole genome shotgun sequence genomic DNA carries:
- the LOC130797420 gene encoding uncharacterized protein LOC130797420, translating into MSSFLKKATKKVTKVAKSLGGSSSSKRKATSTPSVSTTPSISNYNYEPNYPEGYDPELHQYAEEVEKDIQIEEEEEQEEEPTTPIGVHISRQSSTRSDEEQGEQQQQRQARGKRVNFQTIDEDEPVRQPFPAMPPSSGRAVSHVWSYFTKEPTENPDMFLCTCQICESQGVKPLVSYNSRVHYCVGVCF; encoded by the exons atgtcttcatttttgaaaaaagccacaaaaaaagttactaaagtggcaaaatcattaggaggttccagttcctccaaaagaaaggccacttctactccgtcggtatcaacaacaccctccattagtaattataattatgaacctaattatccggaagggtacgacccggagttacatcaatatgcagaagaagtggaaaaagatatacaaattgaagaagaagaagaacaagaagaagaaccaacgaccccaattggggtacatatatctcgacagtcatcaacaagatcagatgaagaacaaggagaacaacaacaacaaagacaagctcgtggtaaacgagtcaatttccaaactatcg atgaagatgaaccagtaagacaaccttttccggcaatgccaccttctagtggtagagctgtttcacatgtgtggtcgtatttcacaaaagaaccaaccgagaatccagatatgttcctatgcacttgtcaaatttgtgaaagtcaaggagtaaagcccttagtttcatacaattccCGCGTccactattgcgtcggagtctgcttttag